CACCGTCACGTGGGCGTTGACCTTGATCTGCCGTTTGCCGAAGAGACTCTGCGAAACCTGTACGCCGTTTGGATGAGGCCGGTTTACATTGAGACGGTGGTCGAAGACGAAGGGCCGGTGTTGTTCAGCCACGGCGCAGATGGCGGCGTGAGGCGGAAGCTGGACTGACGCTTGGACTTTTCTTTTGGTAAGTCAGACCGGATTGGAAAGCAAATTCCAATCCGGTTTTGATTCTTGGCAGATCTGTAGAGCGAGTTGCCAACTCGCTCTACAACTGATTCTCGGCAAGAGACCGGACATTAATCATCCGAAGATATTACATATTACATTCAACGTTTAGCCGCTGTAACGCCTCTGTGCTACAATTTCACCCGCTTCAATTCTTCTACCCTCACGGAGACTCTTCATGGCAACCCTCATCAACACCCTTTGGGAAGGGGTGCGCTACCGCGGCGGCATCGGCCACTGGGCCTATCAATTTCACCGCCTGGCCGGTCTGGCCACCCTCCTCTTCCTCATCATCCACATCCTGGATACAGCCACCGTCTACTTCTTCCCCAACCTCTATCAACACGCAATTGAACTTTACCGGAGCACACCCTTCATGCTCGGCGAGATTGCCCTCGTGGCCGGCGTGCTCTACCATGGCCTCAACGGCCTGAAGATCATCATCTTCGACTTCTGGCCGCAGTTGTGGACGCACGACCGGGAAGTGAGAGCGACCTGGGCGGTGATGGCCGGCACTTTCATTCTCTGGTTGCCAGCCGCCATTTTGATGGGCAACAGCCTCGTCCAATGTAACTTCCTCAATGCCTGTGGAGGCTAAACTGTGACTGCTACAACTTCTTCTCCAACTCTCCGGAAAGCGGACGTGCCCCGCACGTTCGACACCTGGGCCTGGTTGTTCATGCGCTGGAGCGGCATCGCCCTCCTGCCGCTGGCTTGGGGGCACGTGCTCTTGCAAGATGTGATCGTCGGCGTGCATCGTATTGATCTCAATTACGCCGCCTGGCGCTGGAGTTTCATCGGCTGGCAGATTTAC
The DNA window shown above is from Chloroflexota bacterium and carries:
- a CDS encoding succinate dehydrogenase, cytochrome b556 subunit; its protein translation is MATLINTLWEGVRYRGGIGHWAYQFHRLAGLATLLFLIIHILDTATVYFFPNLYQHAIELYRSTPFMLGEIALVAGVLYHGLNGLKIIIFDFWPQLWTHDREVRATWAVMAGTFILWLPAAILMGNSLVQCNFLNACGG